In Acanthochromis polyacanthus isolate Apoly-LR-REF ecotype Palm Island chromosome 9, KAUST_Apoly_ChrSc, whole genome shotgun sequence, the DNA window AATATACCTGCACATTTAACAAAGACATATAACATGCATGTTTCTCTGCTTTACCTAGCAGCTGGCAAGAGAAAAAGTGGCCCAAATATAATACAGACTAAAAGAGTTATCTGACATACATGTTTAATTCCTGCACATTTACACAGTCAATACAGAATACAGGTGATGATGGCCTCTCTAGAAACTAAATCAGGGCATTCTCAGGCATGATGATCAGGAGAATTAAGCAACCAACTCGAGTCACGATACACTCCTAATGACATTAAACAATAGGAACTACTATTGTGACAAACGCATTGTCACAACTTGTGACAGCACAAATGGATCATGCATCCAGTGACTATTGCAAAAGCACACACATTAcctgaattttactgctagaaATCAAATCTCAGAGATTTCAAGTCACTGCTACTTTATGTGTAACGCAAATGAACTGCTTCAACATCTAAACGATGCTGCGTAAATGAATTGCGAATTATTTGTGTCTTGGTCTGTGTTGAGGTCCACTAATAAGTGTCTCATGATGCACCACATATACAAGGAGGTAGCATCTCATGATGTGTGTTGAACTTTGACCAAATAGATCATTTGGGTGGGATAGCTAATGAGAGACATGCTGttaggtatgtgtgtgtgtgtgtgtgtgtgtgtgtgtgtgtgtgtgtgtgtgtgtgtgtgtgtgtgtgtgtgtgtgtgtgtgtgtgtgtgtgtgtgtgtacttgtttctgctataccggtggggactttgacctgactatttgctataaaggtggggacttgtcttaaggtggggacctaaaatgaggtccccacgggtggcaacaccgttttcttggccatattgttgttaataaaaaatgtaaaagtgcaaaaacgtttgtttagggttaggcattgatttggtgatggttaaggttagggttagggtaagggttaggagttagatatgaatgggagtcaatggtaagtccccaccggtatagaaaaacaaacgtgtgtgtgtgtgtgtggggggggtaattataggggttgtggggacctaatgtcctcacaaccataggaaaaccgaaaaacatgtcatttgtggggacctcatttgggtccccacaaattgaaacagtgttttcttggccatattgttgttactgtaaaaagtaaaagttagggttagggtaagggataggggttagatatgaatgggagtcaatggtatgtcaccacaatgatagaaaaacacagtatatgtgtgtgtgtgtgtgtgcatgtgtgtgtgtgtgtgtgtgtgtgtgtgtgtgtgtgtgtgtgtgtgtgtgtgtgtgtaggtgtgtgtgtgtgtgtgtgtgtgtgtgtgtgtgtgtgtgtgtgtgtgtagtgtgtgtgcgTATGCGTGAGTGTGATCACACTCTCTGTGAGTGGGCCCCTTCTTTATCAGTGTTTGAGTTCAAAGGGAACACAAAGGAAGAGGTAGGGGAAAGGGTTCTGCAGCCCAATGTGACCAAAATAGATAGTGTTCAACTAAAGGTTAAAAATTACAGTACTACTTCAGATTGCACTAAGGAGACATTTTAGAATTCACAAGTGGCTCTCCATGGTGTAGAATGATTCTATATTGTGCAAAATTAAATTAGAATGTTATTTATGTATTCATTCTGTCAAAAGTGACAGAATGAAGGCATGAGAATGGGCTGACCATAACTGAGCTACAACATTGCATTAGTTGCTGAGGATCTAGGTAAAGCaactttttcaaaatatttgctTTGGCAAAAACTTGGGACCCAGTTTGTTTTTGGGTGACTGACACTACAATGAggcatggtaaaaaaaaatcatttaccCAGCTCATCATAAAATACTTCCAGTTCGAAGAAAATCAGCATTGTGCAACCTATTCAGTAACCAATGAATCATATTTTCTATGGTCACCATAGGCTCTGAGAACGTTAATCTGCTaagcaaataaatgtaaaagtgtgcTGTCAAATAGATATAGCTgaataaaaagcacatttttagaaaatatattaTGAGAAGTAGTGTAGTAGTAGCTATatagtaaaataaaactgaaaaactcaAAGTACGAGTACCTCAAGCTTTCTCTAACTGAGAGCACACAAGTAGACATTTTTTTACAACAATGTCTTTAATGATTTTCATTCGGCAACATTTAACACATACCTGGGTATGTATACATCTATATACAAACACCCAGAGAtacaatacacacaaacaccatcTCCAGTCATTCATGTGGTCTAAATCTGATGACATCTGTTGGTGCCAGTAGTTCATGTTCTGTCACTATGCAGCTCCAGCTACAATGAGGAGGAGACAAACTGCACAAACTTGACATTAACACCAACAAAGACACTGAAATGCCTGTAGAGAATTCCCTTGctgcaaataaattaaatgtattgAAGAACTGTGACTCTTTTccattgttttcatttgttgctttgAGTGAAGCGTTGATCTCCTGTTTTGTTATATTGTCATTACAGAACTTACCATGATCATATCATCAGCTATTTTTACATGTCCACAATACTGTTTTGGCATGTAAAAGTAGCACTAAAAAAGATGGAATACTGGCATCTTTGTTTGTAGTCCCAAATAACAAATAGGTAAACTAAACCAAATCtgagatggtgcagcaacataTTTCCTTTTCCACAGGCTGAATCAGGTAATTGCAAAATCCATCTCCACATTCTGGGCCTACTGACCTTTTTTCCCATGATAGAGATAAGGCTCTTTTTAGTCAACACtaaatgtatataaaaatatttgttgtgTCCTTCCAGTGGTACAGTTGGCTTTGTATAAGGCCTGTATGAAAAGCTTTAGAAGTAGTGGTAAATGGTGTGTAACCACAACTTCAAATATGCACTAACCATTTTAAGTGCTTATATTGTGGTATCAAACCTCAAACCCACATCTTGATTTTTAAATTTCCCTGGGCCCTACCTCTGGAACAATAACCTCTCTGAAGCTATTTTATAGTTAATCACgccaagaacaaaaaaaaaaagattgtaagCTTGACTAAATACTACCACCTAGcggttttatttaatttaacatAATTTACAACAGATGTTTGGAGGATAATGCTTTTCCTCGCTGGTATCATACCAGGACTGACAGTAAAAAACAGAAgtttaataaacattttctgaacGGGCATATTGTATTGGGTGTTATTTGAGTTGTAAGGGGCCCTCGTAATTTGCAGTTGTAAACAGTGGGAAGCGGTGTTTGTGTCATTGCTCATGGAGAACACAATAAGTTCTacataaaatagaaatgtaaatttttaattttgtttagcttttttctttttagtttcaAGTAATTTGTTGCTCTAGAGCTAAATGTTTGACAATAGCGTTGTTggacaaaagtcagatttttttttacaccaaacatttaataaaattttTATGCAGgaatttcatgtttatttaccTCCATAACTTAACAGTTACACGAATTTCTCCATTTATTCCAGGTATGTTAGCACACTAGCTGCATTTACTCCTTTAACAAATGATTAACGAGTGTGGTAGATTGTGGCTCCCATATTGTTATTGACTGTGAAGGCAGCATCGTGTCACATGACCACTGCACAGCTGAGGGAAGCCGAGGTAGGCTTGCCCGTTGGTAGCCAGTTAGCTTCGCTAGCCGTGTCTAGCTGTCTTGGCAGGAACAGCCGTCTCTTCTCGGCTTTTCACCAAACAAACACCGAGGGAGCTACGCCACCAGCCATGGAGAGGACACAGCGCATGTGGTCGTGTTCTGTATCCCCTCGTAATGTCAGCCTTTGTTTAGATGTCAATGTCATAGTTTGTAGCTAGGACTGTCCAGTTAGCTCCGTTAGCTTGTGTCTGGCCAACGCAGGGCCAAGGCCAAGCAAGAAAAGACAGGCCGTCGGGTGAGTAAAATTACACTAACGTCTAAAGTTCATGCCTTATTTACGTTATTTTACATATTACGAACATATATGAGCCTGTTGGTTGATAGCTGGTCGAGTACTTTATGTGGTGTTACTGTGTTTAGATTAAAGCAGCCTCTGACGGCAGTCACACATTAACGGTCCTCTGTCAATCATAAACACATCGACATCGTAAACGTTAGCTCAAGAATTGTATATCAGTCATTAAACAGACGTAGAGAATGTctgttttcactgcttttaCTGGCTTACCGTCcgagcttttgtgtttttgacgtGTAATATGGTGGCAGCAGTGCAGAGCTACCGTGTTTAATGAATAACGTTGCATTGGATGCTGTATTATAGGCTTGCTTGATTTGTTTAGCTTTAAATACACTATCAAAATGCACCATAGCGCTATTGTAATGTCTCGGTTTCAAGACTGTAGTTTCAAATGGCGTTGTTTACAATCTGCAGGGACTGGTAGGGGACACCATTTGTTACTGACAATATTATCTGAACCCAACTTCCAATGTGCCCAAGGTCTACCTGAAAAcccagcatttttttctgcagtatGCTGCATTCTGTTTGAGCTTGCAAACACAGTTTCTTGAAGCCAGATCAACCTTAtgcttttaaatgcattaattaCTTACAATGCGTAAAATATATAAAGCATTGTTATACTTCATGGCTGCACCTTACTCCCATTTAAGACTTATGGATGTCTTTTGCATATGTTTTTAAAGATGTCCTTGTAATGTAGCTGGGCCTTTTTGGCATATTTGTAAAGCCGTGATTTCTAAGTAATGACAAAATTCTACAGAAAACGCACTGGAACAACGTACCTGTGTATTAATGTACAGATTAGACTGTGAGGAACTTTAAGTATTTTGTGCTTTGCCTTTAATGtgtatatttacagttttttttgtgtttttgttttttttaaacaaggaCCTGGAAATGATCTTTCTTACTTTACTATGATAGGCTGTGACCCTCTGTTGTATCAACATGGCATCACTGAGACTTATAAAGAAACTTGTGAGAGTCTTGGATGACTACATAACATGACATCATGTTGTAATTATGTAATCTAAGTCACCCATCCTTTGTGTCTTATTCAGAATCTACCAGGCATTTGCTCTGTAGGTGGACAGAGGAGGACATCAGGTTTTGGATCCAATCTTCTTTTGAAGTTGCCTCCACCGACACCTCTATCACCGTCACCCTCAGCTAAGCATGTCGTCGTCAGGCTGCTGCCACCTACCTGGCTCCCTTTGTGATTATTCGGGGAATGCTGAATCTGATGCCTCCAAGGATTCAGAGGAGTCTGACTCCACCGCACAGGCCCAATACATTGCCAAGGTTACAGCGAAAGATGGCCGCCCACTCTCTACCGTTGTCAAAGCGGTGAGCTTGCAGAGGTAAGAGAGCGATTAATTCACTATCTCCAGTGAACATGCTGTAATTAAATTGAATTTGGTTCATCtttacatttctgtctttctgcacaGTGATGTGGGTATGTGTCGGATTTGTCATGAGGGCGCTGGAGGGGAGACGCTGCTCTCGCCCTGCGACTGTACTGGTACGCTGGGTAAAGTGCACAAAAGCTGCTTGGAGAAGTGGCTGTCGTCCTCCAACACCAGCTACTGTGAACTTTGTCACACAGAGTTCACCATTGAACGGAGACCACAAccactcacacaggtgagagagGATTTACTGCAaggataaatgtgttttgtttctttgtttgtatAAAAAGACATGGAAATGAGCACATTTGTCTAAAACCTGGGAAAACATTTATTCATTGGCCTTGTACTGATTGTTGAAGCACTTTGAAAGTGTCTGTGAGATTAAATTGAAGTCATGGAGAATGTGTGCCAGAAAGTAGCATTTTCAGCATAGGAGATGATTTGCTCCTACTGATGAGTTGACTGTCTGACCTTGTATGTAGAGTTCTGCCTCTTCTGTTTTTCAatagcagctttaattaggtTCTGCAGGAAGCTCACACCTCTTTAAAGCGTTATATTAAGATTTTGTTGTAGTCGTCATTTCTAACTAAAACACATCAATCAATCAAGCTAACACCTGCCGAGCTGATATTGTAGAAGTCTAATTTTGAGTTGCACCAGTGACCTCTGTATTTTGCTGTTGCTCAGTGGCTGAAGGACCCAGGCCCTCGCAGTGAGAAGCGTACGCTATTGTGCGACATGGCCTGCTTCCTTCTCATCACACCCCTGGCAGCTATCTCCGGCTGGCTGTGTTTGAGGGGAGCCCAGGACCACCTGCAGCTGAAGAGCAGACTGGAGGCTGTCGGGCTCATTGCCCTCACCATCGCTCTCTTCACTATCTACATCCTCTGGACACTGGTAACCAACACTTTACTGCCTTATTCTCTTGTAACTGACAGAAATAAATTGTACAGAGTCAATGCTATTCTCCCCTTTGGCTTTTGCCTACAAGTTGATGAAGGTGTTTTAGTCATTAggcatgaaaacaaacatgatCTTTTACTGACACAATACAAAGACAATCGCAGCCTCAGATCTCAGTTCATGCTTTGATTCTTGTAGATATCAGGgtgctgttttttcttccttcccaTGACTTTGAATAACACATGATCAAAGTCAAAGGCTGGAGAGACGCGAGAGCATGTGAATCTTGTTTTTCTCTGGCAATAAAACAGAGcagtcatttgttttattgttagcCACAAACTGCATGCCTACAAATACACGCATAGCTGATTgagaataataagaaaaaacaaacttgactCTGTTCTTTTAACTGTGTCGTAGTCTTTAAAATTAGGAAGTATGGTAAACTTCAAAACACTTTTATTCTCCAGCAAAAGCCCCAACTGTGAAAGATGCCTTACTCTTcaatgcactggaaaaaatgcccctctcaaaacaagaaaaaaaaaaacttacttcaaagaacttttaccttgaaataagtggggaaaaaatctgctaatagaacaggtgaaaaatggcttggtcaaatttcttgaaataagatgtgatatttacaacattgagatcttaaaattagctgggaaaacttattttaagctatattttagcAGGATTGTCAAACTTGGgtcttttaaccctcctgttgacCTCATTTACCAAAAactattgttgccttgtctgaaaaaagtccaaaaatttaagcaaaaaaattccccaaatttataaaaaaaaatgtgctaaatcttcaggaagaaaattcctcaaaagtgtaaatattttcaaaaaatgaataaaaatcttccaaaaaatcctaaaaatatctaaagtgattccatatatatatatatatatatatatatatatatatatatatatatatatatatcagtaaaacttgtaatattttctgtaagaacattccggggaaaaaatcaaccaaaatccagcgaactTCGCTGtagtttggttgattttttttttccctgaatgttcttaaagaaacatttttttgcatttcttttttcccaccaaaaaaatgttcaaaaatttcccaaagaattttgaaaatgtggaagttttaactgtgaaaatatttatttttttccacattttaaaacttaaaaacaggtcaatttgacccgcaggacgacaggagggttaaaataaaataatttcaagattgtttgacttaacaagatatttaagatgtgttgtcttaaaacaagtccctccagcttgctgaaatgtcacttgttaagtgaatttatcttaaatcaagtgggatgagacattttgactaaaaataagacaaatagacttggtaagacttTGAGTTTGTACAGTGTGGGTTTGAGCCTCTAACATGCTGCTCATAGCTGAGCTGCGTCCGTACTACTATGTCTCAAATATCTTCGTGTCAGTTTGTTGATGTCTGTCTCGATCCTCTCTTGTCTCACGCCCTGCCGCTTTTCTCAGGTGTCCTTTCGGTATCACTGTCAGTTGTACTCGGAGTGGAGGAGGACCAATCAGAAAGTGCGCCTGCTCATGCCCGACATGAAAGGAGCACACACCACCCAGCGTTCAGTGCCGACCAAGTCGACCAAGAAAATGACTGATGAGACCATCGTATGAGTGCAGAGCGGTGGCCAGAGGAATATTTAAAGTAAAGCCCACTGAAGCACTCGCTAAAAAAACCAACATTAATCATATTAATGAACTTTTGCACTTCGTATGGACCGTTCTGAGGGAAGAgcttcttctttctgttttcttttcttgaagCACTTGATGTAAACTACTACGGTATTAGCCGACCACATAAGTGGTGTTGGGGAGAACTCATTCCGGAGTCACAGGTGACGAAAACATGATTGTCACCGGACAGCCAGCGCTGGGATGTGGACACACGGATAACGGACTAACCAGCCTGACTTCATGTCAGTGACACAAACTTATGAAATACTAAGACACAAGCTAATGTAGCAGAATATAACTGATTCAGCATGCTACTACAGTATAATATGAAACATATTCACTACCTATAATTCCCCCATGCCCCTTCACAATGTATTTAGCTGATTTTGAACAACGGGTCAACAGTAGCCCAGCGGCGGAGAATAATCTAAAAACTTGGGTTGACAGTCTGTGAatactctttcttttttccttctttttgacAAGTAGAGGGCGACAGTCACTCGTTCCGGTGTCCTTGTCAATATTCTGAACCCTTTTAAATTTTCCAGGTAAAGCTTTGTCATCGCtgtctgaaaagtgaaaaacaaatccTTTTTCTGTTCAGACAGCAGCTGAGGCATCATGTATTTATCACACTTGTCACGGGGCCAGTGAAGATTGTAGTATACGGGATGACACGAACTCCAAGCGTTTAATGGCAGTGCAGCAACGTCTAAGGAAATAGTATTGAACGTGAGGAAAAGTGTTTACATTCTAATTGGATGACGTTTCCTCTATTGTCATAAAAGTGCATTAGCAAACCGCCCTGCTCCACTTGTAAATGCACCATTCATTAATTGAGCTGCCTAGCAATGACCAGTAGTAATGTCTTACATCACAACAGATGTAATTTTAAATAGAGGAGACGCAGTGTTCGGGATGAGATTAGACTTTTGACCGATGTAAAGACAGAGACGTACCAGAGCAGGATGGTACTTGGTTAAAGGTGCAaaagagaaatgtgtttttgagatGTCAATCGATGTATGCAGCATATGCTAAACAAagtattttgtgttattgtagTCTTCCTGCTGCATCCCCTTGGAAAGTTGGGTTATTGTGCAATAAAACATGAGGGACTCCTGGACTCCATTAGTGTGAAATGTGGTTTGCGTGGTGGTTTTGGGTGTTTCAGCTTCAAATGACGTCGGCTTTGGAGATGTAGCTAATGATCAATCGCAGAAGGAGTCATAAAGTGAGATTTAATGAGCCCTTTGTCAAAATATTCATTGTTCTATTTTTGTGCTGCAAAACCTCAACAGTTTGTCAGAGCACACTTTGATATTGATATATTTCTGTTTCCCTGCATTTCAGATGGTAAATCCTCAGCACTTGTTTGGCAGCACTATGTCCATGTTAAATTTCATATAAAGATTTTACATAAAACATATAAGCTTGTAAAATACTTTGCAGAAGATAAAAACGTAAGCTTTGCCAAGAAGCCGTGTTTAGAAGAGCTGTCTGACGTTTAAGATGAGTGATTCCCTCTTTGAGTTCATTAGATCGCTCCATTTAAATTACTGCTTGAGGCCATGATTAGTAGAGGAAGTTATTGTGTTGCTAAAAGAAACCCAAAAAGAGGACACAGCAAAGGTAATATTGTAAAATTTAATTTCATGGCATTAATATAATGTATGTGAGCAGACAAgctatcaaaataaaaaaaaaaagaatatattttacacaaaatgaaataagcGTCAGCAGCGTCACGACCACTTTTTGAGATGATGACTGAACGAGGAGGAGAGAAGCCCAAAAACAGGACTGCTGATACAACTGAAACGGGCAGGATTTGAAACCCGGGCCTCCAACATGTGGCGATTACCGTCTACCAGGGAGATGTCTAGGCTTACAGGGTCTCAGACGAGGCTATTCTGCTACTCTGTCACGGTTAACTGTGGTAGCCGTCGTACCATCAGTCCTGTTTTTGCACTAGAAAGTAGCAGACTGTACCTGGGTCAGATTACAAGTTGAAATCAATTCACACACTTCTTTCTGGGATTGACTGCTCGCGGCAATAATGGAACTGACTCCACTGGTCTAAAAAAAGTGCAGATTCAAACAACATTGCACCCTGGACAGATGGAAGCATATCAACACTGTGGATTTCAATTAATAATCGACCCAGGTGAGGAGGGACAGTTGCCATGGGTTACAGGTTCTGACAGCACTGCAGTTTGCTCCCCCTCTGGCCGTCCGTGGTCGGTGGCACGCTGATGTCCACCACGTTGTTTCCTGGGGACTCGTCATGGGCGGACCGCTCAGCGATCTGTTTCTGCGATACGATGCGGTATATTTCTGTTTTCGAGAaggtgaaacagaaaaaaatcgtCCAGTTTTAATCACAACAGTCTTGTTTGATCCGCTATTTCCttaaccctcccgttgtcctcatttataggcatcaaaaaatattgtttccttgtctggaaaaaatccaaaaattcagcaaaaaaattctcaaaatttctgaaaattccaataattgtttaaagtttcccttaaaagttttatttttaaaaaatccccaaatttggcaagaaaattttttcaaacaatgagtaaaaaccttccaaaaagaatcctaaaaatatctgaagtaattacatatacatcagtataacagaatattttctttaagaacattcacataaaaatcaaccaaaatccagcgaatttcgctggattttggttgatttttacgtgaatattcttaagaaacatttttaacattgctTTTCTtctaccaaaaaaatgttcaaagattgcccaagaatgttgaaaatgtggacatcagaagttttttccacattttcaaactttaaaacgggtcaattttgacccgcaggatgacatgagggttaaaagaTGAAACTTCTGTCCACCTGAGGTACATAAAACtacctatccatccatccgctcatccattatctatacaccgcttaatcctcattagggctgcAGGGTATTTAAAACAACCTATTTCATTTGGGATCACAGTTATACATCCACATCACATGACACACTACTACATCGGAATAACAGTCGAAGAAGCACTCATAATGTTTTAgaaccaaaactgaaaacatccatccattatctatacaccaatAAACCTTCTTTGGGGTCgtgaggggctggagtctatcccagctgacttaggggccgtttatacgaggaccatcctaacagaaaacgcaaaagtggcgtcttgtcatttcacgtttagacgagcggttttgaaggaaatctgcgtatatacggtgacactatagtgtgtggaattcgattggatatgcatgccaggcagctgggtggcgctgtgataaaactctgccatgtctacgcgcatgcttactatctcccttttcggatctccgccgcggtaaatgttcatgaatggaatctgtacagattctgtacgtttgttggtacgactcctgtagtgtacatagagctgccagagttgcttgaaggtacaaaggatggaaataatcacacatctttgtttacgtccttgtaccggccggcaaaccaaagcacgtatgtgacgtaatcgcgtacgcgacgtggtcagatctcggcaaagttttgcgttttgctgtttagacggaaacgtaaaggcggagcgttttctacttttccactctggaggccggtttcaaattttttgcgttttcaagcccccaaaacgccgtcctcgtataaacggtagggtgttttgttgaaatattttgccgttttcacctgcaagcgtcctcgtgtaaacggccccttagggtgaaggcagggtgtcacagagctacacggagagacaaacaatcacgctcacattcacacctgcagacaatttagaatcaccaattaacctcagcatgtttttggactgtgggaggaagctggagaacccggagaaaactgacacatgcacagggagaacatgtaaaaagatcccgggaaggctgtgaccttctagctgcaaggtgaacaTGCTAACTACCAAGGCCCTAAACTGAAACATGACtaatatattttacatgtttggCTAAAAATCCACACAAGACGGACACCAGGAATGTTTAACAGGTAAGTTACAGGAAAAGAtctttttttcctgcagctgtGAGTAACTGCTTTTTGTTAATATCAGTGGCTAGTTCTACAACTAATGTTAAGATAATACTCAAATGTAGAGTACCTAAACATTAATATATTCATGTACTGTGCACAGTGTCGCTCTGACATCCACCATGGGCGTAGACGTCGTTTGAACATTGGGTCAGGTCTGGTTGTCCTCCCACAAGGAATGTTCCTGCATTCAGCTGAATTTTTAAGCACCaacttctgtcttttctgtgtcaatttatggtggaaatgtcattatttatgTAGAAACACCATGTAACAGTTCAAAATATAAAGGAATATAGAGCAGTGAGGCTGCTCGGCATCCCATATATGGagttttctattttattattatcccTGATGAGTCACTGCACATATAGGCTGGATTTACTCTTCTGttctattttgtgtctttggtttGGGGAAGTAGCCTCTTTAAATGTGCTCGTGGCACATATTCAGTCAATGATTCACTTTAATGCATTCATAAACCCCTGGGCTTTAGTTGCTTATTTGTGTTTCAGCAGCTTTCTGCACATTCAGGACAAATCAGACATGTTTAAGGTGCAGAAGGAAAAATATGGACCCCA includes these proteins:
- the LOC110950713 gene encoding E3 ubiquitin-protein ligase MARCHF2-like; translated protein: MSSSGCCHLPGSLCDYSGNAESDASKDSEESDSTAQAQYIAKVTAKDGRPLSTVVKAVSLQSDVGMCRICHEGAGGETLLSPCDCTGTLGKVHKSCLEKWLSSSNTSYCELCHTEFTIERRPQPLTQWLKDPGPRSEKRTLLCDMACFLLITPLAAISGWLCLRGAQDHLQLKSRLEAVGLIALTIALFTIYILWTLVSFRYHCQLYSEWRRTNQKVRLLMPDMKGAHTTQRSVPTKSTKKMTDETIV